From a single Solanum dulcamara chromosome 4, daSolDulc1.2, whole genome shotgun sequence genomic region:
- the LOC129886452 gene encoding dynamin-related protein 5A translates to MENLIQLVNRLQRACTALGDHGEESALPTLWDALPSIAVVGGQSSGKSSVLESIVGKDFLPRGSGIVTRRPLVLQLHRLEQGSREYAEFGHLPRKKFTDFAAVRKEIADETDRETGRSKQISSVPIYLSIYSPNVVNLTLIDLPGLTKVAVEGQSDSIVADIENMVRAYIEKPNCIILAVSPANQDLATSDAIKISREVDPKGERTFGVLTKIDLMDKGTDAVDILEGRAYKLQFPWIGVVNRSQADINKNVDMIAARRREKEYFSSTPEYRHLASRMGSEHLGKVMSKHLEAVIKSRIPGLQSLINKTIIDLESELSRLGKPIATDAGGKLYMVMEVCRTFDGIFKEHLDGVRPGGDKIYNVFDNQLPAALKRLQFDKQLSMDNVRKLITEADGYQPHLIAPEQGYRRLIESSLISIKGPAEAAVDAVHAILKDLVHKSISETAELKQYPSLRVEVNSAAVESLERMRDESKKATLQLVEMECSYLTVDFFRKLPQDIEKGGNPTHSIFDRYNDSYLRRIGSNVLSYVNMVCASLRNSIPKSVVYCQVREAKRSLLDHFFTDLGKKEGRQLGTLLDEDPAIMQRRLSLAKRLELYRAAQSEIDSVAWSK, encoded by the exons ATGGAGAATCTTATACAATTGGTTAACAGATTACAGAGAGCTTGTACAGCCCTTGGCGATCATGGTGAAGAGAGTGCATTGCCTACTCTCTGGGATGCCCTTCCTTCCATCGCCGTCGTTGGTGGCCAG AGCTCTGGGAAGTCTTCAGTGCTTGAGAGCATTGTCGGAAAGGATTTTTTGCCTCGTGGATCTG GTATTGTTACTCGCCGACCCCTTGTCCTACAGCTTCACCGGTTAGAACAAGGTAGTAGAGAATATGCAGAATTTGGCCATCTTCCTAGGAAGAAGTTTACTGATTTTG CTGCTGTGAGAAAGGAGATCGCTGACGAGACTGACCGAGAGACAGGCCGTAGCAAACAAATATCTAGCGTACCAATTTATCTCAGTATATATTCTCCCAATG TCGTAAACTTGACACTGATAGATCTACCTGGACTTACAAAAGTAGCAGTTG AGGGACAATCTGATAGCATCGTTGCGGACATTGAAAACATGGTTCGCGCTTATATTGAGAAG CCAAATTGCATTATTCTTGCTGTTTCTCCTGCCAATCAAGACCTTGCAACATCAGATGCTATTAAGATTTCTCGCGAAGTAGATCCAAAAG GGGAAAGGACATTTGGTGTTCTGACTAAGATTGATCTTATGGATAAGGGTACTGATGCTGTTGAT ATCTTGGAAGGAAGAGCATACAAACTACAATTTCCCTGGATAGGTGTTGTCAACCGTTCTCAAGCGGATATTAATAAAAATGTTGACATGATTGCTGCCAGGCGTAGAGAAAAGGAGTATTTTTCTAGTACCCCCGAGTACAGGCATCTTGCCAGCAGGATGGGGTCAGAACATCTTGGGAAAGTTATGTCAAAA CACTTGGAGGCTGTTATCAAGTCAAGAATTCCAGGTCTTCAGTCTCTTATCAACAAGACCATCATTGATCTAGAATCTGAATTGAGCCGTCTTGGGAAGCCCATTGCAACCGATGCTGGA GGAAAATTGTACATGGTTATGGAAGTCTGTCGTACTTTTGATGGAATCTTTAAAGAACATCTTGATGGAGT TCGACCAGGTGGagataaaatatataatgtCTTTGATAATCAGCTCCCAGCTGCATTGAAAAGATTGCAATTTGATAAGCAGCTTTCAATGGACAATGTAAGGAAACTTATAACTGAAGCTGATGGATATCAACCCCATCTGATTGCTCCTGAGCAAGGATATCGTCGTCTTATTGAATCCTCCTTGATTTCTATCAAGGGTCCTGCTGAAGCAGCTGTCGATGCG GTTCATGCTATACTGAAGGATCTGGTTCACAAGTCAATTAGTGAGACTGCA GAGCTAAAGCAATATCCTTCTCTTAGAGTTGAGGTCAACAGTGCAGCTGTTGAATCATTAGAAAGGATGAGGGATGAAAGCAAAAAAGCAACTCTACAGCTTGTTGAAATGGAGTGTAGTTACCTGACTGTAGATTTCTTCCGGAAACTTCCTCAAGATATTGAGAAAGGAGGGAATCCAACACATTCAATTTTTGACCGATACAATGATTCCTATCTTCGAAGGATAG GATCGAATGTCTTGTCTTATGTCAATATGGTTTGTGCTAGTTTGAggaattccattcctaagtctGTTGTTTATTGTCAAGTACGGGAGGCCAAACGCAGTTTGCTTGATCATTTCTTCACAGACTTGGGCAAGAAGGAG GGGAGACAGCTGGGTACTTTGTTGGATGAGGATCCAGCTATAATGCAGCGTCGTCTTTCTCTAGCAAAGAGACTTGAGTTGTACCGAGCTGCTCAATCTGAGATTGATTCAGTCGCATGGTCTAAGTAG
- the LOC129886453 gene encoding wax ester synthase/diacylglycerol acyltransferase 11-like, producing the protein MEGQGGRKKMIPKPIQIISKNLEEGKEAILLSPSSRMFHEPTYNVYVLAIMGWKVPIKVDSIKAELQSKMLKHPRFSSLQVMDESDDCGKMRWIPTTVNIDDHVIVPQIADNNMDNDELVEDYISNLSTTNVDMSKPLWDFHILNVKTSQAEATSVFRIHHSIGDGVALMSFLLSCFRSTSDPTCLPKLPLFSSVKDKSNLSIRKNYNWWQYLVKLWFLIKLLFNTVVDVLLFIATALFLKDSQTPFTTTQGFNASVRQRYIYRSVSLDDIKFIKNVTNAKVNDVVLGITQAALSRYIHRRYGKRKFSLEGMRCRANVIVNLRPALGVQAIDEMIEKNVSVIQGNCFGFVLIPLSIAQSEDPLDYVQKAKASMDRKKHSLESQFTFYASQLFLKFFGYKGAAKLAQRVPFQTTLALSNVVGPSEEISCAGHPLAFVAPTCSGYPTGIMVHVCSYANKLTFTIAVDEGIIPDLNQLGDDFIDSFMLIKEAASLTKFGTKLS; encoded by the exons ATGGAGGGTCAGGGTGGTAGGAAAAAAATGATTCCGAAACCAATCCAAATTATATCAAAGAATTtagaagaaggaaaagaagcaATATTACTAAGTCCATCTTCTCGAATGTTTCATGAGCCTACCTACAATGTTTACGTCTTAGCCATTATGGGCTGGAAAGTACCAATTAAGGTTGACTCCATCAAAGCTGAATTACAAAGCAAAATGCTTAAACACCCACGCTTTTCCAGTTTGCAG GTTATGGATGAGAGTGATGACTGCGGAAAAATGAGATGGATTCCAACGACAGTGAACATAGATGATCATGTCATAGTTCCTCAAATCGCCGATAATAATATGGACAACGACGAATTGGTCGAAGATTATATATCAAACCTAAGCACGACAAATGTTGACATGTCGAAACCTCTATGGGATTTTCACATCCTTAACGTGAAAACATCTCAGGCTGAGGCTACTTCTGTTTTCCGTATTCATCATTCTATTGGGGATGGAGTTGCCCTCATGTCCTTCTTACTCTCTTGTTTTCGATCAACTTCAGATCCTACTTGTCTTCCCAAACTCCCTCTTTTTTCTTCCGTTAAGGACAAATCGAATTTAtcaataaggaaaaattacaaTTGGTGGCAGTACCTAGTAAAGTTGTGGTTCCTCATCAAACTTCTGTTCAATACAGTTGTTGATGTTTTGTTGTTTATAGCGACTGCTCTCTTCTTAAAGGACTCTCAAACACCTTTCACAACTACACAAGGATTTAATGCGTCTGTTCGTCAGAGATATATCTATCGGTCCGTTAGCTTGGACGACATTAAATTTATAAAGAATGTCACAAACGCT AAAGTTAATGACGTCGTACTGGGAATAACACAAGCAGCATTGTCTCGTTATATCCATCGAAGATATG GAAAGAGGAAGTTTTCGCTTGAAGGAATGAGATGCAGAGCCAATGTTATAGTGAATTTGAGACCAGCTTTAGGGGTTCAA GCTATCGATGAAATGATTGAGAAGAATGTTTCAGTGATACAAGGAAATTGCTTTGGTTTTGTCTTAATTCCCTTAAGTATAGCCCAATCAGAGGATCCTCTTGATTATGTTCAGAAAGCAAAGGCATCAATGGATCGAAAGAAGCATTCCCTTGAGTCTCAATTCACCTTTTACGCTTCACAACTTTTCCTCAAGTTCTTTGGCTATAAA GGTGCAGCAAAACTTGCTCAAAGAGTTCCCTTCCAAACAACACTAGCTCTTTCAAATGTGGTCGGTCCAAGTGAAGAAATTTCTTGTGCGGGCCATCCATTGGCATTCGTTGCCCCCACATGCTCTGGCTATCCCACT GGGATAATGGTTCACGTGTGTAGCTATGCCAACAAGTTGACATTTACTATAGCCGTTGATGAAGGAATAATTCCAGATCTGAACCAGCTTGGCGATGATTTCATCGATTCATTCATGCTTATCAAAGAAGCTGCTAGTCTCACAAAATTTGGAACCAAATTAAGTTGA